One Gossypium hirsutum isolate 1008001.06 chromosome A11, Gossypium_hirsutum_v2.1, whole genome shotgun sequence genomic window carries:
- the LOC107897056 gene encoding cytochrome P450 CYP82D47: MDPLLFSIFCTLFSLFSFIYLYRSSKKGSRSCSAPQAGGALPIIGHMHLFGGQQLTHKTLGGMADKYGPVFCIRLGSHDVLVLNSWEMAKECFTVHDKVFSTRPNIAASKLLGYDFAMFGFAPYGSYWREMRKIATIELLSSNRIDMLKHIRVSEVKTAVRELYKTWLSEGNEERGVSVDMKQWFGDLTLNIALRMVGGKRYFGPNADCEEVEAQGCKKVMRDFFYLFGVFVLSDVIPFLGWLNFQGYEKTMKRTAKELDSIVGGWLKEHKQKRNLGGGVIEEQDFMDAMLSILEDANVNDFDADTINKATCLNLVLGGSDTTMVTLTWTLSLLLNNPRVLKKAQDELDMHVGKHRPLEESDIQNLVYLQAIVKETLRLYPSQPVIGLRAALEDCILSTGYHIPSGTRLMVNAWKIQRDERVWSEPHDFQPERFLTTNKDMDFQGQTFELIPFGLGRRSCPGVSLALKMLHFILGSLLHSFEVGKPSKLEDVDMTESTGLTNLKATPLEVLITPRLESKLYEL, encoded by the exons ATGGATCCTCTCCTGTTTAGCATATTCTGCACCCTTTTTTCTCTATTCAGTTTCATTTACTTGTATCGGTCGTCCAAGAAAGGAAGCAGAAGCTGCAGTGCACCACAAGCTGGTGGTGCTTTACCCATCATTGGCCACATGCACCTCTTTGGTGGTCAACAACTCACCCACAAAACATTAGGTGGCATGGCTGACAAATATGGACCTGTTTTCTGCATAAGGCTAGGATCACACGATGTATTGGTTTTAAATAGTTGGGAGATGGCCAAAGAATGTTTCACAGTCCATGATAAAGTCTTCTCAACTAGACCAAATATTGCTGCTTCAAAGCTTCTAGGCTATGATTTTGCTATGTTCGGGTTTGCTCCTTATGGATCGTATTGGCGTGAGATGCGCAAGATTGCTACAATTGAGCTTCTATCTAGCAACCGGATTGATATGCTCAAACATATACGAGTTTCAGAGGTAAAGACTGCAGTAAGAGAATTGTACAAGACATGGCTTAGCGAAGGTAATGAGGAAAGGGGAGTATCTGTGGATATGAAGCAGTGGTTTGGGGATCTAACTCTTAATATTGCTTTGAGAATGGTGGGAGGGAAAAGATACTTTGGACCAAACGCTGATTGTGAGGAAGTTGAAGCACAGGGATGCAAGAAAGTAATGAGAGATTTCTTTTATTTGTTCGGAGTGTTCGTCTTGTCTGATGTGATACCGTTTCTTGGGTGGCTGAATTTTCAGGGATATGAAAAAACCATGAAAAGAACAGCAAAGGAATTGGACAGTATTGTAGGAGGGTGGCTAAAGGAGCATAAACAGAAGAGAAATTTGGGTGGAGGGGTGATAGAAGAGCAGGATTTCATGGATGCGATGCTGAGCATCCTGGAAGATGCCAACGTTAATGATTTCGACGCCGACACAATTAACAAGGCTACTTGCTTG AATTTAGTCTTAGGAGGGAGTGACACAACCATGGTCACTCTCACCTGGACCTTGTCTTTGCTACTAAATAATCCTCGCGTGCTAAAAAAGGCCCAGGATGAGCTAGACATGCACGTTGGCAAGCATAGACCATTAGAAGAATCTGATATCCAAAACCTGGTCTACCTTCAAGCCATTGTCAAGGAAACATTGCGCTTATACCCATCGCAACCAGTCATTGGCCTTCGAGCTGCATTAGAAGATTGTATCCTCTCAACAGGCTACCACATTCCATCAGGTACACGACTAATGGTAAATGCTTGGAAGATTCAACGTGACGAGCGTGTATGGTCAGAACCCCATGATTTTCAACCTGAGAGGTTTTTGACCACCAACAAGGATATGGATTTTCAAGGCCAAACTTTTGAACTCATCCCTTTTGGCTTAGGAAGAAGATCGTGCCCCGGGGTGTCACTAGCCCTCAAGATGCTGCACTTTATCTTGGGTAGCTTGTTGCACAGTTTTGAAGTTGGTAAGCCATCAAAGCTGGAAGATGTTGATATGACGGAAAGCACTGGGTTAACAAATCTGAAAGCAACCCCTCTTGAAGTTCTCATCACCCCGCGTCTTGAGTCCAAGCTCTATGAGTTATAG